The following are from one region of the Raphanus sativus cultivar WK10039 unplaced genomic scaffold, ASM80110v3 Scaffold1204, whole genome shotgun sequence genome:
- the LOC130503882 gene encoding uncharacterized protein LOC130503882: protein MRSSAGREETSSHMVVPYEQTSQLLIHSKQSRREGNSSGATRSRKLASAIVSPHGVAHPMAMEENVTVRNKFEGRILSFSSSEGNNSGIKDDQMIEALNDMESMDQTNGGLLDDEMEGDDLLGLDLMEMENTSSVAAPKEVGDGQKVRSARSKKHGSKRNASLGITTRKFEMIRRGSPIRRLVPSKVNTGNGEKHKKKDGSRSDLTVRRLTEMCQKHRPGLVFFSETKNRKLRLQNLQADLGFDHVFTVEPLGLSGGLALFFMDEFQVNVLFSNNRMIDIEAVIDGIKVFMTFVYGDPVLERRDQVWERLTRFSTTRNGPWFMIGDFNEIIDHNEKEGGRQRTDSSFLPFKQMLSDCGMLEFPYTGDMLSWVGKRAGRVTVRCRLDRAVGNADWHEKFPHSKTKYMRLWGSDHRPILADILKKPARRSRKFKFDKRWLDNEELRQVILEGWKSPDLPPNASLMEHISSCRKALSEWRRQNNINSAKLMEELKEKVEGLYADDNATTEEIAAVLKELSDALKAEEMFWKQKSRVFWLREGDRNTKFFHALTKQRRARNKITQLLDENGNIVEDEEGLVAIATSYFRQIFESSNPQDIEEALSEVPTKITEPMNESLTAPVTEWEIKLALFAMHPEKAPGPDGMTALFYQKFWDKDDITLMVNKFLTEGIMPDGLNETNICLIPKTSTPNAMTQFRPISLCNVSYKIISKVLYQRLKKVLPGLISETQSAFVAGRQISDNIMVAQEMFHALRTKPSGRNKRMTIKTYMSKAYDRMEWSFIEAVMRKMGFSETWIIWIMRCITSVHHKVLMNGQPRGNIIPGRGLRQGDPLSPFIFILCTEALVSLLNHAENQGKITGMRVTRACPSRINATTRQEIKDVIGIQNDGGMGTYLGIPEDISGSKCKLFAFLKDKLMHRVNSWTGRWLSKGGKEVLIKSILLALPTYVMSTFLLPLEICENFASAIAQFWWSSNPPKRGIHWSKWEKVCLPREEGGIDFRMIHEFNLALLAKQLWRLTQNPDSLVARVLRGRYYRLSSPLRVNSVNSPSYVWTSSISAARELLLLGIRQKIHSGNEVKVWEDPWIPLNPARPAIPIAPVMNPNMRVSDLINQELKEWDVNLLEQYVRSDDIPLIRSLAVSTSHRPDTFCWNFTRHGQYTVKSGYWVAQNLLKDADEKQMLEPSITKLQAFAWKIKAPKKICHFIWQLLTGHVAVTRNLARRNMRCDNYCPRCGEPEESVTNAIFECPSALQVWLHSSTPTNPGVFPAPSIYTNMNYLFWEKDGSLEPELDRDPYPWLIWYIWKARNDKLFRGIDRDPLELVRYAESECQAWFNANVIPQLVQESTIQEPQVISLGNWGEDTTHGFTKLSQKRISSALISGSTEMGDGEHASIFNMPELRNRLQRFDRNDQGTSGLAKFCYGIGEDRDTAYMLPGLQDFLCSKSA, encoded by the exons ATGAGAAGCAGCGCGGGTCGAGAAGAGACGAGCTCGCACATGGTTGTTCCTTATGAACAAACATCTCAACTGCTGATACACTCAAAACAGAGTAGGCGGGAAGGAAACTCCAGTGGGGCCACGAGATCAAGAAAGCTAGCAAGTGCCATTGTTAGTCCACATGGTGTAGCTCACCCTATGGCTATGGAAGAGAATGTGACTGTGAGGAATAAATTTGAGGGTCGAATCTTATCGTTCTCCTCTTCGGAAGGCAACAACTCTGGTATCAAGGATGACCAGATGATTGAGGCACTGAATGACATGGAGTCAATGGATCAAACGAACGGAGGCTTGCTGGACGATGAAATGGAGGGAGACGACCTCCTTGGGTTGGACTTAATGGAGATGGAGAATACTAGCTCTGTCGCTGCTCCTAAGGAGGTAGGAGATGGACAGAAAGTGAGGTCTGCGAGATCCAAGAAGCATGGCTCTAAACGAAATGCCTCTTTGGGCATTACCACAAGGAAGTTTGAGATGATTCGACGGGGATCTCCGATACGTCGTCTGGTGCCATCGAAAGTGAACACAGGGAATGGGGAGAAGCATAAGAAGAAAGACGGTTCAA GGAGCGACCTCACAGTTCGACGCCTTACGGAGATGTGTCAGAAGCATCGCCCAGGACTTGTGTTCTTTTCTGAAACGAAGAATAGGAAGCTGCGGTTGCAAAACCTTCAGGCTGACTTAGGATTTGATCATGTGTTTACCGTTGAGCCACTTGGTCTCAGCGGAGGTTTAGCTTTATTTTTTATGGATGAATTTCAAGTTAATGTTCTATTTTCAAATAACCGAATGATTGACATTGAGGCAGTCATTGATGGAATAAAAGTCTTTATGACGTTTGTTTATGGAGATCCTGTATTAGAACGAAGAGATCAAGTTTGGGAACGTCTTACGCGTTTCTCAACAACAAGGAATGGACCTTGGTTTATGATAGGAGATTTCAATGAAATTATTGATCATAATGAAAAGGAAGGAGGTAGACAACGTACTGATAGTTCTTTCTTACCTTTCAAGCAAATGCTAAGTGATTGTGGGATGCTGGAATTTCCATATACTGGAGATATGCTATCATGGGTTGGTAAAAGAGCAGGGAGAGTAACTGTTAGATGTCGGCTGGACAGAGCTGTAGGAAACGCTGACTGGCATGAAAAGTTCCCTCATTCGAAAACAAAGTATATGAGATTATGGGGGTCGGATCATCGTCCGATACTTGCTGATATTCTCAAAAAGCCAGCCAGGAGATCGAGGAAATTTAAGTTTGACAAAAGATGGTTGGATAATGAGGAACTGAGACAAGTTATTTTGGAGGGATGGAAATCACCTGATCTTCCTCCCAATGCTTCTCTAATGGAACATATTTCCAGTTGTAGAAAGGCATTAAGTGAGTGGAGgagacaaaataatataaactctGCGAAATTGATGGAAGAGCTTAAAGAAAAAGTGGAGGGTTTATATGCAGATGATAATGCTACAACTGAGGAGATAGCAGCAGTTTTGAAGGAGCTTTCTGATGCTCTTAAGGCGGAAGAAATGTTCTGGAAACAAAAGAGTCGTGTATTTTGGCTAAGGGAAGGAGACCGCAATACAAAATTTTTTCATGCCTTAACGAAACAAAGGAGAGCAAGGAACAAGATCACTCAGTTACTAGATGAAAATGGAAATAttgtggaagatgaagaaggattaGTAGCCATTGCTACTAGCTATTTTAGACAAATTTTTGAGTCGTCTAATCCACAGGATATTGaagaagctctatctgaagttCCTACGAAAATAACGGAGCCAATGAATGAAAGTCTTACAGCACCGGTAACGGAGTGGGAGATTAAATTAGCTCTTTTTGCTATGCACCCAGAAAAAGCCCCGGGACCAGATGGGATGACTGCGCTTTTTTATCAGAAGTTTTGGGATAAGGATGATATAACTCTTATGGTTAATAAGTTCCTTACGGAAGGGATAATGCCTGATGGTCTAAATGAAACCAATATATGCCTCATCCCAAAGACATCGACACCTAATGCAATGACTCAGTTCCGGCCTATTAGTCTGTGTAACGTAAGTTACAAGATTATCTCTAAGGTCCTATACCAGAGACTTAAGAAAGTACTACCAGGCTTGATATCGGAAACCCAGTCAGCCTTTGTTGCTGGCAGACAAATTTCAGATAATATTATGGTTGCTCAAGAGATGTTTCACGCTCTCAGGACAAAGCCTAGTGGACGCAACAAAAGAATGACTATTAAGACATATATGAGTAAAGCCTATGATAGGATGGAGTGGTCATTTATTGAAGCCGTGATGAGGAAGATGGGCTTCTCTGAAACTTGGATCATATGGATAATGAGATGTATCACATCTGTACATCATAAAGTCCTCATGAATGGGCAACCAAGAGGAAATATTATTCCAGGAAGAGGCCTACGCCAAGGAGATCCTTTAtctcctttcatttttattctatgcacggaagcgctcgttagccttcttaaTCACGCAGAGAACCAGGGAAAGATAACAGGGATGCGAGTTACCCGCGCGTGTCCATCG aggatcAACGCAACCACAAGGCAAGAGATCAAAGATGTTATTGGAATACAGAATGATGGAGGAATGGGGACTTATTTGGGCATTCCAGAAGATATTAGTGGCTCAAAATGCAAGCTCTTTGCATTCTTAAAAGATAAACTAATGCATAGAGTTAATAGCTGGACAGGGCGCTGGCTCTCGAAAGGTGGAAAGGAGGTATTGATTAAGTCCATTCTACTTGCCCTCCCGACGTATGTTATGTCTACTTTCCTGCTCCCATTGGAGATATGTGAAAACTTTGCCAGTGCTATTGCTCAATTCTGGTGGAGCTCGAATCCCCCTAAGAGAGGAATACACTGGTCGAAATGGGAGAAAGTCTGCCTACCAAGAGAAGAAGGTGGGATTGACTTTCGCATGATTCATGAGTTTAACCTGGCACTTCTAGCGAAACAATTATGGAGGCTAACACAAAATCCGGATTCTCTGGTAGCCCGTGTCTTAAGAGGAAGATATTACAGACTGAGCTCGCCTTTACGAGTAAATTCTGTAAATAGTCCTTCTTATGTATGGACTAGTAGTATCTCTGCTGCGAGGGAACTTTTGTTGCTGGGGATAAGACAGAAAATACACTCTGGTAATGAGGTTAAAGTGTGGGAGGACCCCTGGATTCCATTGAATCCTGCTAGACCAGCTATTCCCATAGCACCAGTTATGAATCCAAACATGCGAGTGAGCGATCTTATAAATCAGGAGTTGAAGGAATGGGATGTCAATCTACTGGAACAATATGTCAGATCTGATGACATACCCCTTATAAGGAGTTTAGCCGTAAGCACATCTCATAGGCCAGACACGTTTTGCTGGAATTTCACACGACATGGACAATACACGGTCAAGTCTGGATATTGGGTTGCTCAAAACTTATTGAAGGATGCTGATGAAAAGCAAATGTTAGAGCCAAGTATTACAAAgctccaagcctttgcttggaagataaaggCACCAAAGAAAATCTGCCATTTTATATGGCAATTGTTGACTGGACATGTGGCAGTAACGAGAAATCTAGCAAGGAGAAATATGAGATGTGACAACTACTGCCCGAGATGTGGTGAACCAGAGGAGTCAGTAACAAATGCTATTTTCGAATGTCCATCTGCTCTACAAGTTTGGCTACATTCATCGACTCCAACTAATCCTGGTGTTTTTCCAGCACCAAGTATCTACACAAATATGAACTATCTCTTCTGGGAAAAAGATGGTTCACTTGAACCAGAGCTCGACAGGGATCCTTATCCCTGGCTAATTTGGTATATCTGGAAGGCTCGAAATGACAAACTCTTTAGGGGAATAGACAGAGATCCACTGGAACTAGTCCGATATGCTGAAAGTGAGTGTCAAGCTTGGTTTAATGCCAATGTGATACCGCAATTAGTACAAGAGAGCACTATACAGGAACCCCAAGTCATAAGCTTGGGAAAT TGGGGGGAAGACACAACTCATGGATTCACAAAACTTTCCCAGAAGAGAATCAGCTCTGCACTCATAAGTGGAAGCACTGAGATGGGCGATGGAGAACATGCTTCAATATTCAACATGCCAGAACTTCGGAACAGACTGCAAAGATTTGATCGCAATGATCAAGGAACCTCAggcttggccaagttttgctacgGAATTGGAGAGGATAGAGACACTGCTTATATGCTTCCCGGGCTTCAAGATTTCTTATGTTCCAAGAGCGCAtaa